In Mytilus trossulus isolate FHL-02 chromosome 6, PNRI_Mtr1.1.1.hap1, whole genome shotgun sequence, a single window of DNA contains:
- the LOC134722820 gene encoding uncharacterized protein LOC134722820, translated as MKLALDSYGGVKGTQSCIVTVNADDEPKTKIRMPGISTYNNFNFENDGIIARKAYKVGEGHVIKTSSQCSETISIERVYKLEVLEPFAQDQPICGKLNKFPDSRIEDTHDQQPSLEEDQPMSENSMNSSASSAYFSCPDFSCDKVFASSNNLDRHLLLGNHNYRKNTISSMDTAVQIYSSSCIDLQKYHENVLQEASHEVEISVNLREKSRRGWGLKSKRANVRFSDKVKTYLQEICASCEKTGSRPDFIALSEELRKATDENGNKLFTKQEWLNPPQIKGLIANIISKSKSSLAVKKPRTELQEVNVDDDEKLSEVISMLEMNDYNENAVGIVNEVFSAINI; from the exons ATGAAATTAGCACTTGACAGTTATGGTGGAGTAAAAGGGACACAATCGtgtattgttacagtaaatgcAGATGATGAACCTAAAACAAAGATCAGAATGCCAGGGATAAGCACTTACAacaactttaattttgaaaatgatggtATTATAGCAAGAAAAGCTTATAAAGTTGGTGAGGGACATGTTATAAAGACCAGTTCCCAGTGTAGTGAAACTATTTCAATAGAAAGAGTATATAAACTGGAG GTTTTGGAACCTTTCGCACAAGATCAACCTATCTGTGGCAAACTTAACAAATTTCCCGATAGCAGAATTGAAGATACCCATGATCAGCAGCCTTCCTTAGAGGAGGATCAACCTATGTCAGAAAACAGCATGAATAGTTCTGCATCCAGTGCATATTTCTCTTGCCCTGACTTTTCATGTGATAAAGTGTTTGCTTCATCAAATAACCTTGACCGTCATTTACTCTTAGGAAATCATAATTACCGGAAAAATACCATATCTTCTATGGATACAGCAGTTCAGATATACTCTTCCTCATGTATTGATTTGCAAAAGTACCATGAAAATGTCCTTCAGGAAGCAAGTCATGAAGTTgaaatttcagtaaatttgagAGAAAAGTCAAGAAGAGGTTGGGGCTTGAAATCAAAGAGAGCAAATGTACGGTTTTCAGATAAAGTGAAAACTTACTTGCAAGAAATTTGTGCATCATGTGAAAAAACTGGCTCACGTCCTGATTTTATTGCTTTGTCAGAAGAGCTAAGGAAGGCAACAGATGAAAATGGCAACAAGCTTTTTACAAAACAAGAATGGCTTAACCCACCACAAATTAAAGGATTAATTGcaaacataatttcaaaatctaagTCGTCTTTGGCTGTAAAGAAACCACGAACAGAACTTCAGGAGGTTAATGTAGATGATGATGAAAAACTCTCAGAAGTTATATCTATGTTAGAAATGAATGATTATAATGAAAATGCTGTTGGTATTGTAAACGAGGTTTTTTCTGCTATAAATATCTAG